The following proteins are encoded in a genomic region of Glycine soja cultivar W05 chromosome 17, ASM419377v2, whole genome shotgun sequence:
- the LOC114392860 gene encoding YTH domain-containing protein ECT4-like has protein sequence MEMYDVSETRNADAYLIEGTDLNLHLTSPNIQQFQAMFNDGAPEFVADQNLYYPAATNYGYYCTGFESPGEWEDHHRIFGVDGPDIQYTGAQNESFPYVYYTPSYGFAQSPYNPYNPYIPGAMIGVDGSFGGAEQYYSLPNYQNTISSPAYIPVVQPDNFPNSSVDSSFDTSASVSRPDGKGLKHKFNSASGSFTRNSSKSLSNPTSSLARISEGPRDNTGVKKDLTSGRGFLNMASSPVHQARSIDASTHAVDISNGNVLSHSNQLKIASPLSSGFSDYGSNANGQSVVAKLRPKVHVGKGLSEVNGSSDVLGEQNRGPRISNYKSKFPLAVKAYANKGDDNTQENIIISTDQYNREDFPVNYENAKFFVIKSYSEDDVHKSIKYNVWSSTPHGNKKLQSTHEDAKRIASGNFGSCPIFLFFSVNASGQFCGVAEMIGPVDFNKDMDFWQQDKWSGSFPVKWHIIKDVPNANFRHIILENNENKPVTNSRDTQEIMYSKGLEMLKIFKNHNLKTSLLDDFMYYENRQKIMQEEKAKLLIRSFKNPLVLPTLEPPRKLNFVIDIPPVGDEKNAKMDDEVDSLKQISSAGHIVSSSEITSTTSVDEKAEKGSVDKEDIASVLKIGSVTITPKQVETKPSGISVANKEPLDVITVGSMQIRVNGFAESSGFLKIGTIPLDPRTLQLDGGSRVKNGS, from the exons ATGGAAATGTATGATGTTTCTGAAACTAGAAATGCAGATGCTTATTTg ATTGAAGGCACTGATTTAAACTTACATCTGACAAGCCCAAATATTCAACAATTTCAAGCCATGTTTAATGATGGAGCCCCTGAATTTGTTGCTGATCAGAACTTGTATTACCCTGCTGCCACCAATTATGGGTATTACTGTACAG GATTTGAATCACCCGGAGAATGGGAGGACCACCATAGGATTTTTGGTGTAGATGGTCCTGATATTCAGTACACA GGTGCACAAAACGAAAGTTTTCCATATGTATATTATACACCTAGCTATGGATTTGCACAGTCTCCATACAATCCATACAATCCTTATATTCCTGGTGCAATGATAGGAGTTGATGGTTCATTTGGAGGAGCAGAGCAATATTACTCCCTCCCCAATTATCAAAACACTATTTCTTCACCTGCTTATATTCCTGTTGTTCAACCTGACAATTTCCCTAACAGTTCTGTTGACTCATCGTTTGATACCAGTGCTTCTGTCAGCAGACCTGATGGAAAAGGTTTAAAACATAAGTTCAATTCAGCTTCTGGTTCCTTTACTAGGAACTCTTCAAAATCATTATCAAATCCCACAAGTTCCTTGGCCAGGATATCAGAAGGTCCGAGAGATAATACTGGGGTGAAGAAAGATTTGACAAGTGGCAGGGGTTTTCTTAATATGGCTTCCTCACCTGTCCATCAG GCCAGAAGCATTGATGCCTCGACCCATGCTGTAGATATTTCCAATGGAAATGTTTTGTCCcatagtaatcaattaaaaatagctTCCCCTCTGAGTAGTGGATTTTCTGATTATGGATCTAATGCTAATGGACAGTCTGTGGTTGCTAAACTTCGACCAAAGGTTCATGTAGGTAAAGGACTGAGTGAAGTAAATGGAAGTTCTGATGTTTTAGGTGAGCAAAATCGGGGCCCGAGAATTAGTAATTATAAGTCAAAATTTCCACTGGCTGTCAAAGCCTATGCAAATAAAGGAGATGACAATACACAAGAGAATATCATCATTTCTACTGATCAATATAACAGGGAGGATTTCCCTGTCAATTATGAAAATGCAaagttttttgttataaaatcgTACAGTGAAGATGATGTGCACAAAAGCATTAAATATAATGTGTGGTCATCAACACCTCATGGAAACAAGAAGCTGCAGAGTACTCATGAAGATGCTAAGAGAATAGCTTCTGGAAATTTTGGAAGCTGccctatctttcttttcttttct GTTAATGCAAGTGGTCAATTTTGTGGGGTTGCAGAGATGATTGGACCTGTTGACTTCAATAAGGACATGGACTTTTGGCAGCAAGATAAATGGAGTGGGAGCTTCCCTGTAAAGTGGCACATCATAAAAGATGTGCCAAATGCAAATTTTAGGCACATTATACTAGAGAACAATGAGAACAAACCTGTCACTAATAGCAGAGACACACAAGAG ATAATGTATAGTAAAGGTTTGGAAATGctgaaaatattcaaaaaccATAATttgaagacatctttgcttgatgACTTTATGTATTATGAAAATCGTCAGAAGATCATGCAGGAAGAAAAGGCCAAGTTGCTAATTAGAAGTTTTAAAAATCCGTTAGTGTTACCCACATTAGAACCACCTCGTAAGTTGAATTTTGTCATTGACATCCCTCCAGTTGGTGAtgagaaaaatgcaaagatgGATGACGAGGTTGATAGCCTAAAACAGATTTCAAGTGCTGGACATATTGTTAGTAGTTCTGAGATCACCAGCACTACATCTGTGGATGAAAAGGCTGAGAAAGGTTCAGTTGATAAAGAAGATATTGCTTCTGTCCTTAAGATTGGTTCAGTTACTATTACCCCAAAACAGGTGGAGACTAAACCATCTGGCATTAGTGTTGCTAATAAGGAACCGCTTGATGTTATCACAGTAGGCTCAATGCAAATCAGAGTTAATGGATTTGCCGAGTCATCCGGTTTTTTGAAGATTGGGACTATTCCCCTTGATCCAAGAACACTACAGCTGGACGGAGGTTCTCGTGTTAAAAATGGATCTTAA
- the LOC114393977 gene encoding importin beta-like SAD2 homolog: MQPTAALTMAEDLTQIAHLLDQTLSPDAIAVPAATDALDRLSLTPHFPFYLLSISTGAGNQGQKIAAATYLKNLIRRTVDSTGVKPSNVSKEFKDQLMQALLQVELSVLKILVEVFRTIAVADFVKQNLWPELVPNLQSAIQNSHLISGSNTKWNTVNALLVLHALLRPFQYFLNPKVAKEPVPPQLELISKEILVPLLAVFHQFVEKALATHGIAEKKTEKVLLTICKCLHFAVKSYMPSTLAPLLLSFCRDLMSILGSLSFDCVVNQEDEYLTRLKTGKRSLLIFSALVTRHRKHSDKWMPEIINCVLNIVKFTKNTSKLPFLSERLLSLGFDVISNILETGPGWRLVSPHFTTLLESAIFPALVMNDKDMSEWEEDPDEYIQKNLPSDIDEISGWREDLFTARKSAVNLLGVISMSKGPPMETATDSLSASSKRKKGQKNKKSNQRRSMGELLVLPFLSKFPIPSASNLSQKKILNDYFGVLMAYGGLQDFLREQEPEFVTTLVRTRILPLYTVAVSLPYLVASANWVLGELGSCLPEEMSTEVYSQLLMALVMPDRQGPSCYPVRVSAAGAITTLLDNDYMPPDFLPLLQVIVGNIGNDETESESESSILFQLLSSIMEAGDEKVAVHIPHIVSSIVSPVSKWLTSNLEPWPQVVERAIAALAVMGQTWEDSRPEESESDESRQNWALGQVAIARAFAALLQQAWLTPLCTLDQQDQQAPPSSCIEDLSTLLQSVLLSIDENHMIQELKVSELLSVWSEMIAEWHAWEESEDLSIFEVIKEIVNLDCRYKLKNFVVKEMPPLPAPPVPERSIVEGIGAFISEAIKQYPSATLRACSCVHILLHCPTFSPETEGVKQSLAIVFSQTAFSRFIEVQSTPNALWKPLLLAISSCYLCYPDIVEGILEKGKHGGFKIWASALCHVSNRSFEPGLTAEAEMKLIVMTLARLIEQLLKQGNSGDEIQNCFTSLLEVSVRLKEAHDGKEDEQGSDNDENEDDEDEDEDSDDDYDEDSGSEEYEETEEEFLNRYAKAAEALENGSAIIEEGDDEDQELGLELGQLIDVDEQNVLLSLIDKYHHVLTRGLVLPSELVMNFLNAFPGYGSYFQQYR, from the exons ATGCAACCAACAGCAGCATTGACCATGGCGGAGGACCTTACTCAGATCGCTCACTTGCTCGACCAAACACTCAGCCCCGACGCCATCGCCGTCCCAGCCGCCACCGATGCGCTCGATCGCCTCTCCCTTACTCCGCACTTCCCTTTCTATCTCCTCTCCATTTCCACcg GAGCAGGAAATCAAGGTCAGAAAATCGCTGCTGCTACCTACCTCAAGAACCTCATTCGCCGCACCGTCGATAGCACCGGCGTCAAGCCTTCCAACGTGAGCAAGGAGTTCAAAGACCAGCTGATGCAGGCGTTGCTTCAAGTCGAGTTGTCCGTTCTTAAAATTTTAGTCGAAGTG TTTCGCACCATTGCTGTTGCTGATTTTGTTAAGCAGAATTTGTGGCCGGAGCTTGTGCCTAATTTGCAGTCTGCTATTCAGAATAGCCATCTTATCAGCGGTTCAAACACCAAATGGAATACTGTAAATGCACTTCTTGTTCTCCATGCTCTTCTCAGACCTTTCCAG TATTTTTTGAATCCTAAAGTTGCTAAGGAACCGGTACCGCCACAATTGGAGCTTATATCCAAAGAAATTCTTGTGCCTTTGCTTGCTGTTTTCCATCAATTTGTTGAAAAG GCTTTAGCAACCCATGGCATagcagaaaaaaaaactgagaaAGTCCTCCTTACTATATGCAAATGCCTACATTTTGCA GTAAAGTCCTACATGCCATCAACTTTAGCTCCTCTACTGCTTTCATTCTGTCGGGACCTAATGAGCATTTTGGGTTCTCTAAGCTTTGATTGTGTGGTCAATCAAGAAGATGAATATTTGACAAGATTGAAGACTGGAAAAAGAAGTCTGCTTATTTTCTCTGCCCTTGTAACCCGGCACAGGAAACATTCTGATAA GTGGATGCCAGAAATTATAAATTGTGTTTTAAACATAGTCAAATTTACCAAAAATACCAGT AAACTTCCTTTCCTTTCAGAGAGGCTTTTGTCCCTAGGTTTTGATGTAATTTCAAATATACTGGAGACTGGGCCG GGATGGCGATTAGTTTCTCCACATTTTACAACTCTATTGGAATCTGCAATCTTTCCAGCATTAGTCATGAATGACAAG GACATGTCAGAGTGGGAAGAAGACCCAGATGAGTATATACAGAAGAATCTTCCTTCAGATATA GATGAAATTTCAGGATGGAGAGAGGATTTATTCACTGCTAGAAAAAGTGCAGTAAACTTACTTGGTGTTATTTCAATGTCAAAG GGTCCACCAATGGAGACTGCCACTGACAGTTTATCAGCTTCATCCAAGCGTAAAAAAGgtcaaaagaacaaaaaaagcaATCAACGCCGCTCTATGGGGGAGTTATTGGTGCTTCCATTTTTGTCCAAGTTTCCCATTCCTTCCGCTTCCAACTTGTCTCAAAAGAAAATCTTGAATGA TTACTTTGGTGTTCTTATGGCATATGGTGGCCTGCAAGAT TTTTTGAGGGAGCAAGAGCCTGAATTTGTAACAACCCTTGTTCGTACCCGGATTTTGCCACTGTATACAGTAGCTGTGTCCCTACCATACCTAGTTGCTAGTGCAAACTGGGTACTTGGAGAACTTGGCTCCTGTCTACCAGAA GAGATGAGTACTGAGGTATATTCCCAATTGCTTATGGCATTGGTCATGCCAGATAGGCAGGGTCCTTCTTGCTATCCAGTGCGGGTTTCTGCTGCTGGGGCAATTACCACACTACTTGAT aatgaCTACATGCCCCCTGATTTTCTACCCCTTCTCCAAGTAATAGTTGGCAACATTGGAAATGATGAGACTGAGAGTGAGAGCGAGAGTTCCATCTTATTTCAGCTTCTCAGTTCTATTATGGAAGCTGGAGATGAAAAAGTTGCAGTCCATATCCCACATATTGTCTCATCAATAGTGAGTCCAGTCTCAAAATGGTTAACTTCCAATCTGGAGCCTTGGCCTCAA GTGGTTGAACGTGCAATTGCTGCTCTGGCAGTTATGGGTCAGACTTGGGAAGACTCCAGGCCTGAAGAATCTGAGTCAGATGAGTCTCGTCAAAATTGGGCTTTGGGTCAAGTGGCAATTGCTAGAGCTTTTGCTGCACTCTTGCAGCAGGCTTGGCTTACCCCTCTGTGCACACTG GATCAACAAGATCAGCAGGCTCCCCCCTCATCATGCATTGAAGATTTGTCAACTTTGCTACAGTCTGTCTTGCTATCTATTGATGAAAATCACATGATTCAAGAGCTTAAAGTATCAGAACTGCTGTCAGTTTGGTCTGAAATGATTGCAGAGTGGCATGCATGGGAGGAATCAGAGGATTTATCGATTTTTGAGGTGATTAAGGAAATTGTGAATTTAGATTGCAGATATAAGCTGAAAAACTTTGTTGTAAAAGAGATGCCACCCCTTCCAGCTCCACCCGTTCCTGAACGTTCAATTGTAGAGGGCATTGGTGCTTTCATCAGTGAGGCAATTAAGCAATATCCTTCTGCAACATTGAGAGCTTGCTCATGTGTCCATATATTATTACATTGTCCAACCTTCTCACCTGAAACTGAAGGTGTAAAGCAGTCATTGGCTATTGTTTTTAGTCAGACAGCCTTCTCTCGCTTTATAGAAGTTCAAAGCACACCCAATGCACTTTGGAAGCCTCTATTGCTTGCTATATCTTCGTGCTATTTGTGTTATCCTGATATAGTAGAAGGTATTCTGGAAAAGGGCAAACACGGAGGCTTCAAAATTTGGGCATCTGCTTTGTGTCATGTATCCAATAGATCTTTTGAGCCTGGTCTGACGGCAGAGGCTGAGATGAAGTTAATTG TGATGACATTGGCCCGATTGATTGAGCAACTTCTCAAACAAGGGAACTCAGGCGATGAAATTCAAAACTGCTTTACTTCACTGTTGGAGGTATCCGTTCGATTGAAAGAAGCACATGATGGGAAAGAAGATGAACAAGGATCTGATAATGATGAAAACGAAGATGATGAGGACGAGGACGAGGACAGTGACGATGATTATGATGAG GATTCTGGGAGTGAGGAATACGAAGAAACAGAAGAAGAATTTCTTAATAGGTATGCTAAAGCTGCTGAGGCATTGGAAAATGGTTCAGCTATTATTGAAGAGGGGGATGATGAAGATCAAGAACTGGGGCTGGAATTAG GTCAATTAATAGACGTTGATGAACAAAATGTATTATTGTCCTTGATAGACAAGTACCACCATGTGCTCACACGAGGGCTAGTTTTGCCATCGGAGCTCGTCATGAATTTTCTGAATGCCTTCCCCGGGTACGGTTCATACTTCCAGCAATACAGATAA